The Pristiophorus japonicus isolate sPriJap1 chromosome 26, sPriJap1.hap1, whole genome shotgun sequence DNA segment gaactcccctgctcttcttcaaaatagtgccctgggatcgtttacatccacctgagagagcagacggggcctcggtttaacgtctcatctgaaagacggcacctccgacagtgcggcgctccctcagtactgcccctccgacagtgcggcgctccctcagtactgcccctccgacagtgcggcgctccctcagcactgcccctctgacagttcggcactccctcagtactgcccctccgacagtgcggcactcactcagtactgcccctccgacagtgcggcgctccttcagcactgcccctcccacagtgcggcgctccctcagtactgcccctccgacagtgcggcactccctcggtactgcccctccgacagtgcggcgctcactcagtactgcccctccctcagtacggcgctccctcagtactgcccctccgacagtgcggcgtgccctctgtactgcccctctgacagtgcggcactccctcagtactgcccctccgacagtgcggcgcgccctcagtactgcactgggagaatCAGCGTAGAtttctgtcctcgagtgggacttgaacccacaaacttctgactcagaggtgagggtgctgtcaCTGAGCCACAGGCTGACACAAGTGAGTAATGAAGTTCCCCCCAATTTTCCTGATCAGTCCTAACTTCCTCACTGTTAACCGAGAAATTGGTATCTTTGATCATCGCGAGCAATTCCTCTTCCTCTACACGGGCTGATTCTGTGCTCGAAGCTGGTGAGAATAGAGAGAGCAACTCAAGGAATCACTGGGTATTAaagctcagccgtggctcagtgggtaacactcctgCTTGTGAGTTAGGAGGTTGTGTGAACCCAAGCACAAAAATCCTGGCtcacattcccagggcagtactgagatCTTACATTCATACAGCTTCTTTCATGACtttaaggcgctttacagccaatgaagtacttttggagtgtaatcactgttgcaatgtgggaaacgcagcagccaatttgcgcacagcaagctcccacaaacagcaatgtgttaatgaccctgatcatctgttttagtgatgttgattgagggataaatattggccccaggacaccggggagaactccccctgctcttcttcgaaatagtgccctgggatcgtttacatccacccgagagggcagaccgggccttggtctcatccgaaagacaacacctctgacagtgcggtgctccctcagcactgcccctctgacagtgcggtgctccctcagcactgcgcctccgacagtgcaatgctccctcagtactgcccctccgacagtgcaatgctccctcagcactgcgcctccgacagtgcggcgctccctcagtactgcccctccgacagtgcaatgctccctcagtactgcccctccgacagtgcaatgctccctcagtactgcccctccgacagtgcggcgctccctcagtactgcccctccgacagtgcggagctccctcagtactgcccctccgacagtgcggagctccctcagtactgcccctccgacagtgcggagctccctcagcactgcccctccgacagtgcaatgctccctcagtactgcccctccgacagtgcggagctccctcagtactgctcctccgacagtgcggcgctccctcagtactgcccctccgacagtgcggagctccctcagtactgcccctccgacagtgcggcgctccctcagtactgcccctccgacagtgcggcgctccctctgcactgcactggaatgtcagcctggatttatgtgctcgagtgtcTGGCGTGCTGTGTTGGTTAATTCCCCTACTGGCATTATTATTCAGTATTTGGTCTCTTCACTCCCATGGGTGCTGTTCCTGCGATGTTTTTCCAATGCAGACACTGACCACAAGAAAATTGCTAACgagggaagccattcggcccatcttaactCAGCCCTAACACAGACCCTAATAATTGCACCAAAGCACTGCTAATTCTTTCTTAAATGATCCCAAGCTTTCAGTCTTGATCTCTCTCTCGtgtccatccccctcccctccgccccaccATTGACTTTCATTCCTTCAGCCTTCTGGACTCCACGCCCTGGAATGACCTCCTTCAAACTCCTCGGCCTCGCTACCTCCCTCGCCTCTTTAACACCCACCGTTTTGTCAGCCAgtccctcagtgggtagcactctcgcctcagagcggAGACTAAAAGCTTGGGATTGTTTAAGAAAGAATTGAAACTACTTTGTCGGGATTATTAGGATCTGTGTTAGGGCTGAATTAAGATGGGCAGAATAACCTCTCTCAccagctgtgcacacattggctgccgtgtttcccacattacaacagtgactacactccaaaaagtacttcatcggctgtaaagcgctttgggacgtccagtggtcgtgaaaggcgctatataaatgcaagtctttcttcttcggACGGTGCCTCATACACGGCTCGACTGTAGGGATAGCCTGAGACAATTCCACTACCCGGAACACTTTGGCTTCTCTGAGTTAACCTCCTTGTTTAAGTGCTCAAATTATGTAAAAATTTACTTTCCAGTAAAATTGGCAAATATAATTCAAGTTGCTAACTTGTCTGCCATGTGGTTTTTATGTTGTTGTTGGGTTTCTTTACGAGATTATGCAAAGGAAGAACTgggtccctccaccaccggcgccccctggctgcagtgtgcaccgtctacaagatgcactgcagcaactcgccaaggcttcttcggcagcacctcccaaacccacgacctctgccccctagaaggacaagggcagcaggcgcatgggaacaccaccacctccacattcccctccgagtccaccgtggctcagtgggcagcattctcgcctctgggtcagaaggttgtgggttcaagtccaactccagggacttgagcacaaaaatccaggctgacactcccagtgcagtgctgagggagtgccgcactgtcggaggggcagtgctgagggagcgccgcactgtcggaggggcagtgctgagggagcgccgcactgtcggaggggcagtgctgagggagcgccgcactgtcggaggggcagtactgagggagcgccgcactgtcggaggggcagtactgagggagcgccgcactgtcggaggggcggtactgagggagcgccgcactgtcggaggggcggtgctgagggagcgccgcactgtcggaggggcggtgctgagggagtgccgcactgtcggaggggcagtgctgagggagcgccgcactgtcggaggggccgtctttcggatgagacgttaaaccgaggcccctgtctgctctctcaggtggatgtacacgATCCCGCGGTATCCCAGCCTTTTCTGTTTCAATAATGGCCTGACGACTGCACGAGGGCAGGATTtgattttgtgggtttttttaagtTTGCGTTTGTTTGCAGCTGATGTAATTTGGTGACGTCCCCTGGATTTTAATGCTGGGAAGCAATTCAGAGACGGTCCCTGGGCGTGAGGAGGCGGGGCCGGGTGATGGACAGCGGCAGCGTCCAATCGGATTGCAGATCGGCGGAGAAGTTGGCCAATAGGAGAACAGGACGGGGGCGGGATTTACAACCCGCTGGCTGCGGCCTTGCGGGCGGAGTGAAGCCTGGGACTGGCGTGAGTGTGGGGCTGGGCTGTCGGTGCAGGGGgcaatggggagagggaggagggccgAGGGCCTAGGCCCAGGCTGAGCtagctgcccctctcccccccccccccccccgccgcccccagacTGGGTGGGGCTCCAGTGGTCCTCAGTACCCTTGGGCCTGGGGGTGTGGGgtaagggaggaaggggagggggctcAGAACTAACCAGCCAGGGCTCAGGGCCCAGTGGTCCCCCTCCCGGCCGCAGAGTCTGGTTCAGTGGGTGAGGACATTGGCCACAATGCCCTTCATGGCCGAATAGGCTGCTGATGCTCACTGAGGTGGGCAGCACcccctctcgcctcggagtcagagcgttgtgggttcgagtcccactctagggacttgagcacaaaacaaatctaatgccgacactcccagtgcagtactgagggagcgcccctccgacagtgcggcactccctcagtactgcccctccgacagtgcggcgctccctcagtactgcccctccgacagtgcggcactccctcagtactgcccctccgacagtgcggcgctccctcagtactgcccctccgacagtgcggtgctccctcagtactgcccctccgacagtgcggcgctccctcagcactgcccctccgacagtgcggcgctccctcagcactgcccctccgacagtgcggcgctccctcagtactgcccctccgacagtgcggcgctccctcagcactgcccctccgacagtgcggcactccctcagcactgcactgggagtgtcagccaagatttttgtgctcaagtcgctggagtgggacttgaacccacaacttactGACTCAGGGTTGGGATAGGCGGCGGTTGGGTCTTGCTGTTCATCAAGCTGTCTTTCGCTGTGCGTTTACCTTCCTGCTTTCTCCTGAACCGACCAATTTCCCTTTTCCTCCTCAGGTCAGGCTGAGCAATGCCGCTCCACAAGTACCCACCCAGGATCTGGGAGGCAATGATGCTGAAGCAGGGAATCCAGGGGCGCTTGCCGGCCCATTACCTCCGCTCCCTCACCGAGACCCGGGAGCCCACGCCCGTTCACTTCAAACCCCACGGGGTGAAGTACAAACCTCACCCGCGGACCGGGCAGCCAGAGCGCGTGCAAGACATACCGATTCCCGTCTACTTCCCCCCAGAGTCGCAGCgtgggttgtgggggggagagggCTACGTGCAAGGGTTCAGATATGCCAACAATGACAAGGTAAGGAGCGGCAAAGGGTTCAGtagtccgctgggcagggccacattgtccgcatgcctgacacgagactcccgaagcaagcgctctactcggaactccttcacggcaagcgagccccaggtgggcagaggaaacgttacaagggaccaccctcaaagcctccctgataaagtgcaacatccccaccgacacctgggagtccctgggccaaagaccagtccaccctaagtggaggaagtgcatccgggagggcgctgagcacctcgagtctcgtcgccgagagcgtgcagaaaccaagcgcaggcagcggaaggagcgtgcggcaaaccagtcccaccctccccttccctcaaccactgtctgtcccacctgtgacagggactgtggctctcgtattggactgttcagccacctaaggactcatttttagagtggaagcaagtcttcctcgattccgagggactgcctataatgatgatgaattaagaacataagaacatgagaaataggaacaggagtaggccatacggcccctcgagcctgctccgacattcaataagattgtggctgatctgctcatggactcagctccacttccccacccgtccccttatccacttattctttgtgaaactgtctatttctgtcttaaatatattcaatgtcccagcttccacagctctctgaggcagcgaattccacagatttacaaccctctgagagaagaaatttctcctcatctcagttttaagtgggcggccccttattctaagatcatgccccctagttctagtctcccccatcagtggaaacatcctctctacatccaccttgtcaagtcccctcataatcttatatgtttcgataagatcacctctcattcttctaaactccaatgagtagaggcccaacctactcaacctttcctcatgagtcaaccccctcatcctcggaatcaaccgagtgaaccttctctgaactgcctccaaagcaaatatatcctttcttaaatatggaaaccaaaactgcacgcagtattccaggtgtggcctcaccaataccctgtataactgtagcaagacttccctgcttttatactccatcccctttgcaatagaggccaagatactattggccttcctgatcacttgcggtacctgcattctatccttttgtgtttcattcacaagtacacccaggtcccgctgtactgcagcactttgcaatttttctccatttaaataataacttgctctttgattttttttctgccaaagtgcatgacctcacactttccaacattctactccatctgccaaatttttgcccactcacttagcctgtctctgtccttttgcagattttttgtgtcctcctcacacattgcttttccgcccatctttatttcgtcagcaaacttggctacgttacactcagacccTTCTGCGTGCTTTGTGTTCCCGATGACTTTGAGggatgtcccttcttccaagtcgttaatatagactgtaaatagttggggtcccagctctgatccctgcatTCTTGCATTAGTTTCATGGGCCCTGTTCTAAAGGCATCGATCGACCCGTGCCAGCCAACGTTTAGTACTTCAAACGTCAATATCTGGGGGCCGCGATATTGGGTTGGAGGGCTCCTAGGGCCCTAATATCGGGCGAAAACTAAATTTAGCACCGTTAAACATTTAGCGCCGGGCCCAGCAAAATTCGGTTTcagcgccctgagagtggagcgggCGCAGAGCGAAGTTCCACACTTCTCTCCGGGCACcaggctgggtgagcaactgaagatcccgttgctaaagagccggcttcgcagTGCCCAAAGAGAAGCCTCCCGGCAACAACTAAACATCAGAACATAAAACATTCCCTCTACAtaaacttcatcatcataggcagtccctcggaatcgaggaagacttgctttccactctaaaaatgagtccttaggtggctgaacagtccaatacgagagccactgtccctgtcacaggcgggacagacagtggttgagggaaagggagggtgggacaggtttgccgcacgctccttccgctgcccgcgcttggtttctgcacgctctcggcgacgagactcgaggtgctcagcgcccctcccggatgcacttcctccacttagggcgggactggtctttggcccagggactcccaggcgtcggtggggatgttgcactttatcagggaggctttgagggtggtcccttgtaacgtttcctctgccccacctttggctcgtttgccgtgaaggagttccgagtagagcgctggctttgggagcctcgtgtcagggggacatgcggacaatgtggccccgcccagcggagctggtcgagtgtggtcagtgcttcgatgctggggatgttggcccgatcaTAAACTCGCCCCACGTAAAGGTAAACCGCAAGATTCTAAGAATCACCCACACGTTTAGCCGATGCAGTCACAGCCTTCCCTCCGCGCCAGGCTTTCTCCGGCGCGATGTTTGTTTCCGTGTTgccccctgggagtccctggccaggtgTACTGCCCTGTGCCTGCCCGCGCCCCAGTCGCCGACCGGGAACCTTGATGacgtcgctgccgtcgccctcctgcaccagcccgcGCTGGACTCCACACCGTTCCCCGCGGCCTACACGCCGCTCGCGGGCCGCCGCTCCTTTGACGGCCCCGACCGGCCGCTGGTGTTGCCGCGCCGGTCGGGTCCTGCCCCTTGGTAACTCCCAGCCACCCGATCACTCACTTTGAGAGCGGAAGCACCTTCTCGCTCGATCGCGAGGGGACCGCCCGCGATGGTGATGCACGCCAGTCTCCGCGGCGATGCTCCTCAGCGCCTCTGGTACCGGCGCACGGAAGTCTCGCCGCCGGGCGACCGCGGGACGCCCGCGGCTGCGAAACCCCTTTTGCGCTCTTGTCACAGCCTCGTTCTGTCTCCCGCCTCCCCAGCTCTCCACGCGGCTGAGGAAAACGTGGAAGCCGCAGGTGTTTGTGCGAGAACTGTACAGCGAGATCCTGGACAAAACCTTCAGCATCCCGGTGACCATGCGCACTCTGGACTTGGTAGACGCTTGCTACGGCTTTGATTTCTACATCCTGACGGTAACGGGCTCCTGCGTTTGATTTGGGCTGGGCGAGACGTTTGCTCAATGGTGATAATTGTtccactcccacccccaccatTTATTACAACAAcagcttctatttatatagcacctttaacgtcccaaggcgcttcacagcagtgctatCAAACAACACTGAGCTGTCCGGAATGCCTTTGTACGACCTGCTTTACAAAGAGGCAAAagcacatgagaattaggagcaggagtcggccattcggcccctcgagcctgctccgccattcaatatcgcggctgatcttcgacctcaactccactttcccgcccgatccccatatccctcgattccctttaatatccaaaaatctatcgatctcagccttgaatatactcaacaactgagcctccacagccctctggggcagagaattccaaagattcaccaccctctgagtgaagaaattcctcctcatctcagtcctaaatggccgaccccttatcctgagactgtgtgacccctggttctagactccccagcccggggggaaactccctcagcactgcccctccgacagtgcggcgctccctcagcactgcccctccgacagtgcggtgctctctcagtactgcccctccgacagtgcggcgctccctcagcactgcccctccgacagtgcggcgctccctcagcactgcccctccgacagtgcggcgctccctcagcactgcccctctgacagtgaggcgctccctcagcactgcccctccgacagtgcggcactccctcagcactgcccctccgacagcgcagtacggcgctccctcagcattgtccctccgacagtgcggcgctccctcagtactgcccctccgacagtgcggccctccctcagtacaggcactgggagtgtcagcctggattatgcgctcatttgcagggtgagggtgggggtggggggaggacgggGGTGGGGAGTGCGCTGCTCTGCGGAGAGTGTGGGTACATCACCTCCCGGAGAAGCTGGTGTTTACTGTGGTGCACATTGTTCCCTAGACTCCGAAGGCCGACCTGAATTCGAAGCTGGGGATGGATCTGAAACGTGCTATGCTGTTGAGGCTTGTCCGCAAGGATACCGAGCTTTACCCCGACGATGCAAAGAAACGCGAGCTCATCTATAACAAATACAAGGTAGGGTACACGGCCCGAGGATTGTCCAATGTGTTCGCTTTAAAATGCAGGGGATGTAAcgtttttttctcaatttcttCGCAGGGTGAGGCACTTCAGTTGCGtggcgagactggagaagttgggattggcTGAGACGATTAAGGGGAGATCAGGGATGCgggacatgggaacaggaggaggccattcagccccttgagcctgttctgctagacataggaacaggaggaggccattcagcccctcgagcctgttctgccagacataggaacaggaggaggccattcagcccctcgagcctgttctgccagacataggaacaggaggaggccattcagcccctcgagcctgttctgccagacataggaacaggaggaggccattcagcccctcgagcctgttctgccagacatagaaacaggaggaggccattcagcccctcgagccgttcTGTcagacatagaaacaggaggaggccattcagcccctcgagcctgttctgccagacatagaaacaggaggaggccattcagcccctcgagcctgttctgccagacatagaaacaggaggaggccattcagcccctcgagcctgttctgccagagataggaacaggaggaggccattcagccccttgagcctgttccgccatacatagggacaggaggaggccattcagcccctcgagcctattccgccattcaatgagatctgtgacctaactccatgacGTACTAAAGATGCTGGGATTGTACTggttagagcagagaatgttaggGGGAGCGTAACAGAGGCGTTcggaattatgaggggttttgacataGTAAATAAGGTGGCAACTGTTCCCAGTGatgggagggtcggtaaccagagggacacaggttTACGATAATTAGCGAAAGAGTCAGAGGGGGGGATGAGAATTTAAAAGaaaattacgcagcgagttgtgatcgggagtgcgctgcctgaaagggcggtgggagcagatgcaagagtaactttcaaacggagattggataaatacttgaaaaggagaaatttgcagggggcTGTGGGGCaagagcggggggggagcgggggaagtgggactgattggatcgctctgtcacagagccggcacagaaacgatgggccgaacggcctcctcctgtgcggGAGGATTCTACGATGATAAATTGGTGTGAAACCCCTTTGTCCGCAGGCGTTTGTGATTCCCGAGGAGGAGGCGGAGTGGGTCGGACTGAGCCTCGAGGAAGCTGTGGAGAAGCAGAGGTTGTTGGAGAAGAAGGTAACGAGGGAAACTCGACTTAAGTCGTCTTTaatcaaccccccccctcccctccacccccgacAACAGCCTCCACTCGTAACTAATCTGGCCCGTGGATCGTATTTATATTTAAACGtgctgcggggaaagggcagggaggagCGGGGCTAATTGGGATCGCTCCTTCaccgagccggcacaggcacgatgggctgaatggcctcctcctttgctgGTCCAGCTTGGATCCAATGCGAAACCGATCGTTTCTATAAAGCATTACCAAACCCGATTTTCCCCCCTTGCAGGGAGCCAAGTTCAGTTCAGGCGCGGCATTGTGACCTGGAGTTTCCGGTGGGAAGGTCGCTGGGAAAGGTCAGTTACATCTAAAcgtacggacaggtaaagaccacctgggCCATCGAGCGTGTCCCACACCATCGCGATACCTGGTGTATCACAACATAGACACTCTCCACCCTGCCCCAAAccctgtgatcttctgggagaggcaaaaaaaaaagatattttaaaaaaaaaaaaccccccaggccaatttgggggaaaaaaatctgggaaattcctctccgacccatctcagcgatcgaatctagtccaggagatcactctggccattaaattccctgcagcacctcccccttctgtaagagttaatctccaccgcagccagaaacaaatccagctttcgcttgaaggagttcagtgagtgcatcctccacatgagagagcagcttgttccagagctctgctattctctgggaaaagacccaCCTCCTGATAGCTAACCCAGATCTACCTTAGAtaacttaaatctgtgccccctggtcctgccgaaCCGATTTAATTGTAATAAACTATCAGCTGGAACACTGCctagtcccttcattatcttagaAACCTCAAACCGCAAGTCtgtgctgctctaaggtaaagagtcccaactcttttaaccttcaGTTTATtttaaatagaaagacttgcatttatatagcgcctttcacgatcaccggacgtcccaaagcactttacagccaatgaagtactttttggagtgcagtcactgttgtaatgtgggaaacgcggcagccaatttgcgcacagcaagctcccacaaacttcagtaacttgagcacataaatccaggccgacactcccggtgcagtactgagggagcgccgtactgtcggaggggcagtgctgagggagcgccgcgctgtcggtggggcagtgctgagggagcgccgcattgttggagcggcagtactgagggagcgccgcactgtcggaggggcagtactgagggaacgtcgcactgtcggaggggcagtgctgagggagcgccgcactgtcggaggggcagtactgagggaacgccgcactgtcagaggggcagtgctgagggagcgccgcgctgtcggaggggcagtgctgagggagcgccgcactgtcggaggggcagtactgagggagcgtcgcactgtcggaggggcagtgctgagggaacgctgcactgtcggaggagcagtactgagggaacgccgcactgtcggagatgccgtttttcagatgagacgttaaaccgaggccccgtctgctctctcaggtggacgtaaaagatcccacggcactatttcgaagaagaacagggggagttctccccggtgtcctggggccaatatttatccctcaatcgacaaaacaaaaacagattatctgggtcattatcacattgctgtttgtgggagcttgctgtgcgcaaatgggctgccgcgtttcccacagcatcatcatcatcataggcagtccctcggaatcgaggaagacttgcttccactcctaaaatgagtccttgggtgactgaacagcccaatacgagaaccacagtccctgtcacaggtgggacagacagtggttgagggaaggggtgggtgggacaggtttgccgcacgctccttccgctgcctgcgcttggtttctgcacgctctcggcgacgggacgccctaaggtcgtgaaaggcgctacagaaatgccagTACTTTCTTCTCTTACCCGATTGCCCGGATAAACGACCCCTGCCGTGAGTGACGTCTGCcagagtctcgggcagtgtcttcGTAACAACCGCCTGGCCAGGCAACCTTGACGCTGTGTCTAAATATTTTTCTTTTAGGATCCGGTGCCGCTGTTCAAGGTTTTCTCCGAGGAGCTAGCCCAACAACTGAGTGCACAGAGACTGTCGGAGCCGGTGATCGTGGAGAAGAAATCGTAACCGATCGAGGACCCCTTTAAGATCTGCAGAGCAGCGCGTTGTGTGAGCAGTGAAAGATCGGTTTTGGGGCAGAATTTACTCCCCGACTCTgacctatctctgtgtgtgtgtgtgtgtgaggagcgtgCCCAAGAAACTGCCTCAGAGGGCAAAGGGCAAAGGTCGAAGTGACTTTCTGACCTGAACCAACCAGCCAGAGTAAATGCTGAGTTCTTGTTTTATAAAGTATGTAAGCTGGAGCAATCGCCTTGGGCACAGTGATTGATAATTCCGTTCTTGCCTCCGAATAAGAAGTTGTGGAATGTTTTAATGTGTTGCTGTCTCTCATTGATTGCCCAGCATCCttctcgtggctcagtgggcagcactctcgcctcggagtcagaagatcgtgggttcgagtcccactccagggacttgagcacaaaaatctcggccgacactcccagtgcagtgctgagggagcgccgcactgtcggaggggcagtgctgagggagcgccgcactgtcggaggggcagtgctgagggagcgccgcactgtcggaggggcagtgctgagggagcgccgcactgtcggaggggcagtgctgagggagcgccgcactgtcggaggggcaggtgctgagggagcgccgcac contains these protein-coding regions:
- the mrpl28 gene encoding large ribosomal subunit protein bL28m, producing the protein MPLHKYPPRIWEAMMLKQGIQGRLPAHYLRSLTETREPTPVHFKPHGVKYKPHPRTGQPERVQDIPIPVYFPPESQRGLWGGEGYVQGFRYANNDKLSTRLRKTWKPQVFVRELYSEILDKTFSIPVTMRTLDLVDACYGFDFYILTTPKADLNSKLGMDLKRAMLLRLVRKDTELYPDDAKKRELIYNKYKAFVIPEEEAEWVGLSLEEAVEKQRLLEKKDPVPLFKVFSEELAQQLSAQRLSEPVIVEKKS